The genomic region AGAAACGCGGCAGGGGCAGCCTTTTTTGCTCCCCTTCCCTCGTTTTCTTGCGAGGAGTAACCAGTTGGATTGTGAAGGGATTGGGGGAAAGGAAGCAACAAAAGAAGTCGCAGGATTCATCTGTGCtaacacttatttttatttttcgtTTTTAATTTGCAGCTTTTATGAAGCAGAGGAGAATGGGGCTGAACGACTTCATTCAAAAAATCGCCACCAATTCCTATGCGTGCAAGCAGTAAGTACCCTGGCACTAATCCTTGCGATCATTTCTGAAGCCAGGCATTGGGGGTTGTATAGGATTCATGCCGGGCACCCCTTAGAGTGCCCCAAAGGTGCCTttggtgttttctttttaaaaaatgttatttgcgGCATGACTTAAAGGTCCAATTCAAAAGTGAGTCTCGGTTACTTTTCCAGTATACTTGGAATTGTAGGTTTAGTTGTGTACAAATTTGACAGTTCTAACGAAcagaaagggtttaaaacaggaGCTGTTGTATGTTTTAGGATTAATTTTTTACCCTTTAAAATCACCTGAATTCTAGAAAAATTGTATGCCCCACGGTTTCTGTGTTTAGGACCGAACTCATGGGGAAATTCTAGACTTTTTTGTCCCCCAAGATCCCCTTCTTGCCTGACCTTTAATTACAGAGGAAACTTAAGTCTGTTTGCTCAGAAGGGTTTATTCCTATCTCCTCTTTCGTCTTAAGCTTGAAACCTAATAAGCTGTTTTAGAAGCTGGCCATCCTGAAACTCTCCCGAACAGAGTGTTAGTGTGTCCCCTAGCGGTGAGATGTTGTTCTATTTGCCTCATTAGGCTGAGCTAATAATAATGTCCTGTCTAATCTCTGCAGCCCTGAAGTTCAATCTATTTTGAAAATATCCCATCCTCAAGAGCCTGAACTTATGAATGCCAATCCTTCACCTCCGGTAAGTAGCTTTTATTGgtacaacctttttttaaaaagaagagcgTTTACTGTGTCAGAAAAAGAGACAGATTTTAGAACAGCTTTTCTGTAGCTTTGTCTAATATGGAGGACTTTTAATTTGGAACACATTGcacttcagaaaaaaatacaaagtaTTGTTGAAAAGAAGGAATGCTTTGGCTAAACCTTCCTATGTCAACAGGGAGGTTTTGTCCTTGGCCTTGTGGCATGAATACATAAGCTATTATAATGCAATCCATTGTGTttcatgcacaaaataatgacaGTAATACTATGTTTCTTTATTTACCTGCATCCACATATTTCTTTGCAAGTAATGATTTCCCCCTGTTGTTCTTTGTCAATTGCAGCCCAGTCCATCGCAGCAGATTAATCTTGGCCCTTCCTCTAACCCACATGCAAAACCATTGGATTTCCATTTCCTGAAAGTTATTGGGAAAGGCAGTTTTGGGAAGGTGAGTCTTTCCTTCCATGTAGTCCATTTCCTTGTTGCTGGAATGTCTGTGACAGGGTGTTCAGTCTTTTTGATAACTGGGAGAATTCTTTAACAAAATAGTCTTGTCTTGGGGTTGTTCTTGAAAGAGCTCGGATGGATGCTTTCTGAAAgtgagcttaaaaaaaaaaaatcggcCCTATGGAGCCAGTGTTTTTAAAGCACAAGGGATTTGAAAGCCCTGTTGGCTACCCTTCGCCTTAAGGTGTTGCTCTCCACCCATAATGCAGATACAGATTCTTGTAGTCAACCTATCTAGTTGTGTCTGGGACTTGTAGACTTGCCTGACAAAAGGCTCTGTGTTTCTTTGGCCAGAGTCAATTGCTGCTGTGTCTTAATTCCCTTGCAGGAACACTCCTAAGCAATTAATCATGTGATTTCTTGCAGGTCCTTCTGGCAAGGCACAAGGCAGAAGAACAATTCTATGCAGTGAAAGTACTTCAGAAGAAAGCAATCCTGAAAAAAAAGGAGGTAGGCACTGGGGTGTATCATCTGCAATAATACACCCAAACAAGGGTGTAATGATGACAGAGCGACTGTTGTGCTATTGAATACTGATGAGCGTTTTTTCCTCTAACCTGTTTTCAGGAGAAGCACATAATGTCAGAACGCAACGTCTTACTGAAAAACGTGAAGCACCCTTTCCTAGTAGGACTCCACTTTTCTTTCCAGACAGCCGACAAACTGTATTTTGTACTAGACTACATCAATGGTGGCGAGGTAAGCAAAAAGCACtcgggatcgggggggggggggggggatccaaagaTCATTAATCTCAAAACTCCCCTTTCCCCTAAAGTGTGGTTTGCCATGTGTACCAAATGTCCTGTGATGTTTCTTCCTATGTAGTCTGAAAGACGGTTCTGGCGTGGAGTTATTAGATTCAGTGTCTCTTGCCTGCCAATATCTAATAGCAGGAAATAGCCAGAGCTTTACTAGGCTATTTCCTGCCATTGTTCTCTGTAGCCATAGATGATGAGTTTTAATTAAAGCATTGTTAAAAGGTTTTGGCATTGGTAACagtgtctccccccctcccctctgtttcTTGCAGTTGTTTTATCATCTCCAGAGGGAACGTTGCTTCTTAGAACCAAGAGCTCGTTTTTATGCTGCTGAAATAGCCAGCGCACTGGGCTACCTGCATTCTCTAAATATTGTTTATCGGTAAGCAAAGCACATAGTTCCCTTCAAGCATGATTTCCATAGAAAGACACTGAGAAAACTGATTTATGAATGATCTAGAACCTTGTGGGTTGCACTACCCAGATGCCATTGGAATCATAGCAGTATAGGATTTTGAAGGGTTTCTCTTTTGGGCTATGGATTGTGCATAGAAAGAATCCCACTAGTGGGTAGTGCTGAAGACTAAACCATCGAGTTGTACCTTATAAAATAATTCTGGAGTTGTTTTGTTATCATCAGTAAGAGTTGAGACTGACCAgacttttttccccccctttttctgcagGGACTTGAAGCCAGAGAACATTTTACTTGATTCTCAGGGCCACATTGTCCTGACGGACTTTGGCCTCTGCAAAGAGAACATAGAGCACAATGGCACAACTTCCACATTTTGTGGCACTCCCGAGGTAAGTCTGAGTTCTTCTTGTTGAAGTGACAGTGATGTATGTGCCCAGATTGCATGACAAGAACAAGAATTTGTCAGATGAGGCTAAGGGATTAAGATGCTGAATTTTGATTTATAAGCCATGTTGACGATAGATTCTTCAAATGCCCTTCAGAGACCCTTTTGAATGCAGCAAGCGACAGCAGTTCTTCAGAAATTGCAGTCAAATCAAGCTGTTTGCACACCAAATGTTCTCTCAAGGCTTCTGGGTGGGTTCTCAGTCCCTCTTTGCAAATTCTTCTGTGTGGAGTATATCAGCTATAGGGGAGGTTGGGCTTGGCCCTGTAGTGTTATCCTAGTTTGTCTAATCCTTCCATACCATTTTGCTTTGTAACAGTACCTTGCCCCTGAAGTCCTTCACAAGCAACCCTATGACCGGACAGTTGATTGGTGGTGCCTTGGAGCAGTTTTGTTTGAAATGCTTTATGGACTGGTGAGTTTAAACAGATTATATAAGCACTCAAGTAGAGCTTCTTTCTGTGCTAACCTACCATGACAGTTGGCACTGCTAGAGTTGTATTTCAGTGGAtccagtttttgtgtgtgttactcATAAGGCTTGAGAAAAAAAGTTAGTGCAATAGGCAGATTATTGGGATGTTGTTGTGGGTGCTTTCATCATGATGGCCTTTCATATGTGTATCAAGAGCCTTAGAACCCAAGAATATTGTAACAGTGTAGCAAAGCATGCCTTTGATATTTGGTGTGGGGTAGCAGTGTTGAATTAGGGCTCTGGTTCAAGTTGACAAGGTGAAATTTGGTGAGTCAGTCTATCACAGCCTAACCTGTTTTACAgaatcattgtgaggataaaacccAAGTTTGCTGCCTTGGGGTTATTAGGGAAACAGTGTAATAATATGACAGTTAATTTTGgatatttaatatttctttacctttccctcccctctttacAGCCTCCATTCTACAGTAGAAACACTGCAGAAATGTACGATAACATCTTGAACAAACCTCTTCAGCTGAAGCCGAATATCACCAACTCTGCTCGACACCTTTTGGAAGGCCTTTTGCAAAAGGACAGAACTAAGAGGCTGGGTGCCAAGGAAGATTTTGTAAGTATTAaccttgggagtttggggaggtggATAGGAAAAAGGCTAGAGTTAGCCAGTCGTCTTCAATTAGTCTTGTCTCAGTTGATCTAATTTCCGTTTCCTCAACAGATGGAGATTAAGAATCACATCTTCTTCTCCCCAATTAACTGGGATGATCTCATTAATAAGAAGATTACACCTCCTTTTAACCCCAATGTGGTAAGTATTGCTTCTAATTATAGGATGTGTGAGGTTCTATTTATATTTCAGTTTCCAAGTTTGAAGATAAAAATACTCAACAGTACACTCTGTAGTGTTTATGTATAACCAGGATGATCTCGAATAAGCAAACAGGTGTTCACTTTCAAAAGACATTTTCTCCTTGTTCATGGTTTGCTCTAAACGAAGCTTTTAAATAGCTAGTTGTAATTTTCAAGTTCAGAGCAACACCATTGTCCTCACTACGTTTGACCTCTCAGCAAAGGAGGatcagtgatggggggggggggttggaactAGAAGGCCTGATCCCAAACCCCTTGTACTTGGGCTTCCTTCATTTGAATTCTAAAACTGAGATCAAATTGAGCTCAGCCACTCCCACTGGATTCCAGTTCAATAAATATGCATGCTGGGCACTTGAACTCTAAAATGGACATTGGGGGAGTTGATGTGCAGATTGCTGCAACGTGCCATCACTGGAGAGTACATGGCACTTGATCTTGTTGTGATATGGAACTGGGGTCAGGGTGGTACCATTAAAGAACTTGAAATGTCTTTTTGAACTTGGGCATGACCAGATCCGTAAAAGAAGGTTCCCAAGACTAGTCTCTCCCCACTTTTCAATCAAGAACAGGGCTGAACATTATTTCCTTATCTTCTTGCAGAGCGGCCCCAACGACTTGCGACACTTTGACCCTGAGTTTACAGAGGAACCTGTCCCCAACTCCATTGGCCAGTCGCCAGACAGCATACTCATCACTGCCAGCGTTAAGGAGGctgcggaggcttttctggg from Sphaerodactylus townsendi isolate TG3544 linkage group LG01, MPM_Stown_v2.3, whole genome shotgun sequence harbors:
- the SGK1 gene encoding serine/threonine-protein kinase Sgk1 isoform X1, giving the protein MVNKDMNGFPVKKCSAFQFFKKRVRRWIKSPMVSMEKHQSSSLKYQGSTMMHIPQPESEIESPLCQMCFSDHAFQNGIVPQDTESCSWEGHRGCKMKELYSKDLLAQPDQRTFWANEDSAFMKQRRMGLNDFIQKIATNSYACKHPEVQSILKISHPQEPELMNANPSPPPSPSQQINLGPSSNPHAKPLDFHFLKVIGKGSFGKVLLARHKAEEQFYAVKVLQKKAILKKKEEKHIMSERNVLLKNVKHPFLVGLHFSFQTADKLYFVLDYINGGELFYHLQRERCFLEPRARFYAAEIASALGYLHSLNIVYRDLKPENILLDSQGHIVLTDFGLCKENIEHNGTTSTFCGTPEYLAPEVLHKQPYDRTVDWWCLGAVLFEMLYGLPPFYSRNTAEMYDNILNKPLQLKPNITNSARHLLEGLLQKDRTKRLGAKEDFMEIKNHIFFSPINWDDLINKKITPPFNPNVSGPNDLRHFDPEFTEEPVPNSIGQSPDSILITASVKEAAEAFLGFSYAPPMDSFL
- the SGK1 gene encoding serine/threonine-protein kinase Sgk1 isoform X3 — protein: MRGKEDKSSLKAFMKQRRMGLNDFIQKIATNSYACKHPEVQSILKISHPQEPELMNANPSPPPSPSQQINLGPSSNPHAKPLDFHFLKVIGKGSFGKVLLARHKAEEQFYAVKVLQKKAILKKKEEKHIMSERNVLLKNVKHPFLVGLHFSFQTADKLYFVLDYINGGELFYHLQRERCFLEPRARFYAAEIASALGYLHSLNIVYRDLKPENILLDSQGHIVLTDFGLCKENIEHNGTTSTFCGTPEYLAPEVLHKQPYDRTVDWWCLGAVLFEMLYGLPPFYSRNTAEMYDNILNKPLQLKPNITNSARHLLEGLLQKDRTKRLGAKEDFMEIKNHIFFSPINWDDLINKKITPPFNPNVSGPNDLRHFDPEFTEEPVPNSIGQSPDSILITASVKEAAEAFLGFSYAPPMDSFL
- the SGK1 gene encoding serine/threonine-protein kinase Sgk1 isoform X2, with the protein product MTVKTEASGSTLTYAKMRGMVAILIAFMKQRRMGLNDFIQKIATNSYACKHPEVQSILKISHPQEPELMNANPSPPPSPSQQINLGPSSNPHAKPLDFHFLKVIGKGSFGKVLLARHKAEEQFYAVKVLQKKAILKKKEEKHIMSERNVLLKNVKHPFLVGLHFSFQTADKLYFVLDYINGGELFYHLQRERCFLEPRARFYAAEIASALGYLHSLNIVYRDLKPENILLDSQGHIVLTDFGLCKENIEHNGTTSTFCGTPEYLAPEVLHKQPYDRTVDWWCLGAVLFEMLYGLPPFYSRNTAEMYDNILNKPLQLKPNITNSARHLLEGLLQKDRTKRLGAKEDFMEIKNHIFFSPINWDDLINKKITPPFNPNVSGPNDLRHFDPEFTEEPVPNSIGQSPDSILITASVKEAAEAFLGFSYAPPMDSFL
- the SGK1 gene encoding serine/threonine-protein kinase Sgk1 isoform X4 — its product is MKQRRMGLNDFIQKIATNSYACKHPEVQSILKISHPQEPELMNANPSPPPSPSQQINLGPSSNPHAKPLDFHFLKVIGKGSFGKVLLARHKAEEQFYAVKVLQKKAILKKKEEKHIMSERNVLLKNVKHPFLVGLHFSFQTADKLYFVLDYINGGELFYHLQRERCFLEPRARFYAAEIASALGYLHSLNIVYRDLKPENILLDSQGHIVLTDFGLCKENIEHNGTTSTFCGTPEYLAPEVLHKQPYDRTVDWWCLGAVLFEMLYGLPPFYSRNTAEMYDNILNKPLQLKPNITNSARHLLEGLLQKDRTKRLGAKEDFMEIKNHIFFSPINWDDLINKKITPPFNPNVSGPNDLRHFDPEFTEEPVPNSIGQSPDSILITASVKEAAEAFLGFSYAPPMDSFL